The proteins below are encoded in one region of Rhododendron vialii isolate Sample 1 chromosome 7a, ASM3025357v1:
- the LOC131334454 gene encoding endoglucanase 24-like has product MGEEDSEPKRSRGLCGWFLALLVLGVIAAAIAVAVKVKMHHHHSAPKLGPVPGPPGPVVKMYGDALTLAMQFFQVQQSGKLVNNTITWRGDSALQDGSEAQLDLSRGMYDAGDHMKFGFPMAFTATVLSWAILEYGDQMQTVNQLNPAQDSLKWITDFLINAHSSADVLYIQVGDPVVDHKCWDRPEDMTEERPLTQVNTSSPGSDVAGETAAAMAAASLVFKSINSTYSSLLLQHAQELFTFADGYRGLYSESIPEVQAYYNSTSYGDDLLWAASWLYFATGNQSYFDYVTGKNGVAFANWGNPSWFTWDNKLAGTQVLLSRVSFFGGQGSSNSRNLQNYMKTAEAVMCGLLPKSPTATSSRTDSGLIWISEWNPMQYPVASALLALIYSDYMLTSQTTSFSCNGDSFGPSDLRNFAISQADYVLGNNPMNLSYLVGYGDQYPQHVHHRGASIPANATTGCSNGFVWLNSTAPNPNVAVGGLVGGPFLNETFIDSRNNSMQLEPTTYNSALIVGLLSGLVTTSSVVQSFT; this is encoded by the exons ATGGGTGAGGAGGACTCGGAGCCTAAAAGATCGAGGGGACTATGTGGGTGGTTCCTCGCCCTGTTAGTCTTGGGTGTCATTGCGGCTGCTATTGCAGTCGCCGTCAAAGTGAAGATGCACCATCATCACTCTGCACCCAAGTTGGGCCCTGTTCCCGGGCCTCCAGGCCCGGTTGTGAAGATGTACGGCGATGCTCTCACTCTTGCAATGCAGTTCTTTCAAGTACAGCAAT CTGGTAAGTTGGTAAATAACACAATAACTTGGCGAGGGGATTCAGCTCTTCAAGATGGCAGCGAAGCACAGTTAGATCTTTCAAGAGGAATGTATGACGCTGGGGATCACATGAAGTTTGGGTTTCCAATGGCTTTCACTGCCACAGTATTGTCATGGGCCATCCTCGAATATGGGGATCAGATGCAAACAGTAAATCAGTTGAATCCTGCTCAAGACTCACTTAAGTGGATCACGGACTTCCTTATTAATGCTCATTCCTCTGCGGATGTGCTCTATATTCAG GTGGGTGATCCTGTAGTAGATCACAAATGCTGGGATAGGCCTGAGGATATGACTGAGGAAAGGCCTCTCACACAGGTGAACACTTCTTCTCCTGGATCAGATGTTGCTGGTGAAACTGCAGCAGCTATGGCAGCGGCATCCCTGGTTTTCAAGTCAATCAACTCCACATATTCAAGCTTGCTTCTACAGCATGCACAGGAATTGTTTACTTTTGCTGACGGGTATAGAGGTTTGTACAGCGAGAGCATTCCGGAAGTTCAGGCCTATTACAATTCAACAAGTTATGGAGATGACCTCCTGTGGGCAGCTAGCTGGCTCTATTTTGCAACGGGGAATCaatcatattttgattatgtgACTGGGAAAAATGGAGTAGCTTTTGCTAACTGGGGAAATCCGAGCTGGTTTACTTGGGATAACAAGCTCGCAGGAACTCAG GTCTTGTTATCAAGGGTAAGTTTCTTTGGTGGACAAGGCTCCTCCAACTCAAGAAACCTTCAGAATTACATGAAAACTGCTGAGGCTGTCATGTGTGGACTCCTGCCTAAATCTCCAACTGCCACATCCAGCAGAACAGATA GTGGTTTAATATGGATTAGTGAATGGAACCCTATGCAGTATCCTGTGGCTTCTGCATTGTTAGCTCTAATATACAGTGATTATATGCTCACATCCCAAACCACGAGTTTCTCCTGCAATGGAGATTCATTTGGACCGTCAGATCTCAGAAATTTTGCAATTTCACAG GCTGACTATGTCTTGGGTAATAACCCAATGAATCTGAGCTATCTTGTGGGGTACGGCGACCAATACCCGCAACATGTGCACCATAGGGGAGCCTCGATTCCAGCCAATGCCACAACCGGTTGCAGCAACGGTTTTGTGTGGCTCAATTCTACTGCACCCAATCCAAACGTTGCAGTTGGTGGGCTTGTGGGAGGTCCTTTTCTCAACGAGACGTTTATTGATTCGCGGAACAACTCAATGCAACTGGAACCAACCACATATAACAGTGCCCTTATTGTTGGACTTCTCTCCGGTTTGGTGACTACCTCATCTGTGGTCCAATCTTTCACATAA